The DNA window TGTGGGCTTACGCCATTGGTCCAGATGCCGGAAAGACTGGCGCGCCTGGAGAAGATCCGGCAAGTTGCACCTCGAGCAGTTGCCACAACGGACCCATCACCAAAGACGCCAGCGGTATCGAGATTCTTTGGGAGGGAGGCAGCAGTTACCAGCCAGGCTTCAAACAGCGATTCACCATCAAGGTCAAGGACGGGGCTGCTGTTCGTTATGGAATTCAGGTCTCGGCACGAGCCGATAGCGGCCCCTTGCAAACCAATCAGGCCGGTAGCTTTACGCCACTCTCACCAGATATGTTCGTGCTGTGTTCGAACAATCGGGAGCGTAGTCTTTCCCCCGGCGGCGTTTGTCCGGCAACAGCGCCCGTCGAGTACATTGAACACTCAACGCCCTCCGCCACTGGCGAGTTCGCCTTCGATTGGACGCCGCCTGCAAATACAAGTGCGGGGTCCGTCACCATTTACGTGGCCGCCAACGCGAGCACTGGCCGCAACGCCCCTCAGGGAGCGAAGATTCTACAGAAGACGCTGAAGCTCCAACCGAGCGCCGCACCGGGAGGCATTCAACCAAATATCAGCGCGGGCGGTGCAGTGTCCGCGAGTGCCTTCGGTGGGGGCACCAAGGTCGCAGCGGGCTCCTATCTCGAAATTTTCGGCAAAGATCTTGCACTCGCAACGCGATCCTGGCGAGGCGATGAGTTTGTGAATGGCAAAGCACCGACAAATCTCGAGAACACCCAGGTCAGCATCGATGGGAAGCCCGCTTTCGTTTACTTCATCAGCCCTGGTCAACTGAATGTCGTTGTTCCGGACGGTATCGCGGAGGCGCCGATACAGGTGGTGGTGAAAACGCCCGGAGGGTCGAGCGATCCGGTGCTGGTGACAGGCGCCAAGCGCGCGCCTGGAATTCTCGCACCATCGTCCTTCATTGTTGGTGGAAAGCAATATGTAGTCGCACAATTCGCCGATGGAGCCTACGCGGGCAAAGAGAGCCTCATCGCCGGACTGAGTTTCCGCACGCCCAAGCCTGGCGACAGAATCATCATCTATGGCTTGGGCTTCGGAGCCACTAGCCCCGCCATTCCGGCTGGCACCATCACCAGCATCGCCAGCGACCTCGGCTCCACCTTCCGCGTGAGCATCGGCGGGGTAACAGCCGCCACCGAGTACAAAGGCCTCGCCCCGAACTTCGTCGGTCTCTACCAGTTCAATGTTGTCGTGCCCAATCTGCAGGCTGGCGATCAGGAAGTTCTCATGGAAATCGATGGCGTCAAGACGCAGTCTGGCGTCTATCTCACCACCGCGAACTAATCACTCGTTTCGAAGCGCCGCCATCGGATTGCCGTCTGCTGCTTTCTTTGCGGGCAGGTAGCTGGCCAAGAGTGCGATGAGGGCCAGAAGCAGAGAGGCTGCCATCAACGACACAACATCGTGAGGCTCCAGCCCAAACAGAAGCGTAGCCGCGGCTTTGCCCGCAAACAGAGCCAGAATGTTTCCCATGGCCAAACCGCAGCCGAGAAGAAACAGGGCTTCCCGCAGGATCAGCCGGATGACGTTCGATCGATCTGCTCCCAGCGCAATCCGGATACCGATTTCGTTGCGCCGTTGGGCCACCATGTAGGAGATCACGCCATAGAGGCCGAGCGTCGCGAGAAGCACGGCGAGGAAGCCGAAACCTGCAGAGAGCGTTGCCATGAGACGGTCGCGCAACAGCGAATTCTGCAACTGCACTGACAAGGGATGGAAATTGATTCCGATCGACGGCCCCAGCGCGGCGATCGTTGCCTTGACGCCATCCAT is part of the Bryobacter aggregatus MPL3 genome and encodes:
- a CDS encoding choice-of-anchor V domain-containing protein, with amino-acid sequence MIRNRWIHFGAAIAVGCLPVLLWAYAIGPDAGKTGAPGEDPASCTSSSCHNGPITKDASGIEILWEGGSSYQPGFKQRFTIKVKDGAAVRYGIQVSARADSGPLQTNQAGSFTPLSPDMFVLCSNNRERSLSPGGVCPATAPVEYIEHSTPSATGEFAFDWTPPANTSAGSVTIYVAANASTGRNAPQGAKILQKTLKLQPSAAPGGIQPNISAGGAVSASAFGGGTKVAAGSYLEIFGKDLALATRSWRGDEFVNGKAPTNLENTQVSIDGKPAFVYFISPGQLNVVVPDGIAEAPIQVVVKTPGGSSDPVLVTGAKRAPGILAPSSFIVGGKQYVVAQFADGAYAGKESLIAGLSFRTPKPGDRIIIYGLGFGATSPAIPAGTITSIASDLGSTFRVSIGGVTAATEYKGLAPNFVGLYQFNVVVPNLQAGDQEVLMEIDGVKTQSGVYLTTAN